The Lactuca sativa cultivar Salinas chromosome 2, Lsat_Salinas_v11, whole genome shotgun sequence genome includes a window with the following:
- the LOC111887181 gene encoding aspartic proteinase 36, protein MDLNRRGVVLVIGFVVLLQLCNLASANMVFQVQHKFNKKFSLNQLKSHDTQRHGRLLAAADLPIGGDRSPTSAALYYTKITLGEPPNPYHVQVDTGSDLLWVNCIECETCPTRSDLGVPLLLYDPEGSCTSKKISCDDEFCTKTFDAPENSDCKAGMPCQYACKYGDGSSTSGYFVSDNIHLAKVSGNGQTTILNGNVTFGCGAKQSGELSSTEQALDGIIGFGQAKTSVLSQLASSKKIKKTFSHCLDGNKGGGIFAIGEVVEPKVKTTPILDDKTHYNIELKSIDVNGENIKLPTSIFDFMKNEGAVVDSGTTLAYFPDDVYKQLMEKIMAAQPDNKPHTVEKLFKCYKYSGNIDEGFPVITFHFANKLPLKVVPHQYFFAVEDEWCIGFMNSNVQGKDGGDLTLLGDLVLSDKLVTYDIDNQVIGWTDYNCSSSIKVKDEESGNVYEVFARDLSSSHYPCSSRVILGLLLFLAVVLIN, encoded by the exons ATGGATCTCAATAGAAGAGGAGTTGTTTTGGTGATTGGATTTGTTGTTCTTCTTCAATTATGTAATTTGGCATCAGCCAATATGGTTTTTCAGGTTCAGcataaatttaacaaaaaatttTCTTTGAATCAACTCAAATCTCACGACACCCAACGCCATGGGAGATTACTTGCCGCTGCTGACCTCCCTATTGGTGGCGACCGCAGCCCCACCTCCGCCGC TCTGTATTACACTAAGATTACACTCGGGGAACCACCAAATCCTTATCATGTGCAAGTCGATACCGGGAGTGACCTTCTATGGGTGAATTGTATAGAATGTGAAACATGCCCAACAAGAAGTGACCTTGGC GTACCCCTATTACTTTATGATCCAGAGGGCTCCTGTACTTCCAAAAAGATTTCTTGTGATGATGAATTTTGCACAAAAACATTTGATGCCCCTGAGAATAGTGATTGTAAGGCTGGAATGCCTTGTCAATATGCATGTAAATATGGTGATGGGAGCTCAACTTCTGGATATTTTGTTAGTGATAATATACATCTTGCCAAAGTGTCTGGAAATGGTCAAACGACTATTTTGAATGGGAATGTAACATTTGG GTGTGGAGCTAAACAATCTGGGGAGCTAAGCTCAACAGAACAAGCTTTAGATGGTATTATAGGATTTGGGCAGGCAAAAACTTCGGTGCTTTCCCAACTTGCTTCatctaaaaagataaaaaaaactttttcacaTTGCTTGGATGGTAATAAAGGTGGTGGCATCTTTGCTATTGGAGAAGTGGTGGAGCCAAAAGTAAAAACGACACCAATTCTAGATGACAA AACCCATTATAACATTGAATTGAAGTCGATTGATGTAAACGGTGAGAATATAAAACTCCCAACAAGTATATTTGACTTTATGAAGAATGAAGGAGCTGTTGTCGATAGTGGTACAACTTTGGCTTATTTTCCAGATGATGTTTACAAGCAATTAATGGAGAAG ATCATGGCAGCACAACCCGACAACAAGCCGCACACGGTTGAGAAGTTGTTTAAATGTTACAAGTACTCCGGAAA CATTGATGAAGGATTTCCCGTTATCACTTTTCACTTTGCAAACAAACTTCCACTGAAAGTTGTGCCGCATCAATACTTCTTTGCAGTTGAA GACGAATGGTGCATCGGTTTTATGAACAGTAACGTTCAAGGGAAGGACGGAGGAGATCTAACTTTGTTGGGAG ATCTTGTTCTATCAGATAAACTGGTTACGTATGATATAGATAATCAGGTCATTGGATGGACCGATTATAATT GCTCTTCAAGCATCAAAGTGAAAGATGAAGAGTCTGGGAATGTGTATGAAGTCTTTGCCAGAGATTTATCTTCTTCACATTATCCATGTAGCTCTAGAGTGATTTTGGGATTGCTCTTATTCCTTGCAGTTGTGTTGATTAACTAG